One Babesia bovis T2Bo chromosome 4 map unlocalized Chr4_1, whole genome shotgun sequence genomic window carries:
- a CDS encoding 50S ribosome-binding GTPase family protein, which produces MGGGKNQKGGKHGFIGRTLAHDILARQLKQCENMSGDKPYRQPEYSVVERNSLDEFTMAAEMGLVSYLNTHGGTREVASSDFNSQLARMVNYSDADDNEKFPVVPIPRRCLFFGDEEREAIGRLIKQREYMQSIKDKRRNKRKNKKLVDLYMHGTGPRPVNGVFDPRRLQMLEKQVRQGADKKSDVDEFSSDPSEDDHMETLSTDFSGYDSDSEGETESKGPIPEAIASKNSFFNMEGTQGCFKVDQESTLASDVISAESNTSQKSLENFDNVKQHVTVMQKQGFLNGYKSDTYDVNVDCVSDDSSDYEDVDTFSDEYSDISDDDSSGFVTEEEVEANTDTNCVTNPLNNMASNEKFTVLKHKPDLKYVKEYKKAIEEEVNGIDICMIDANELNRIETKCFYAWRRLLSRIEDEEDRVVTPYEKNIEFWRQLWRVIERSHLLLVIVDARDPLFYRVPDLEDYVKEVDYRKETILILNKADHLSLELRKAWANYFKSKGVDFIFFSTIPGKCDFEYKELSSEDTAYRIHDADMLFKKIDIYRKKQRSIFPELRQEDTSDMPVYTVGCVGYPNVGKSSLINCLMEVTKTNVSCQPGKTKHLQTLALKKYNITLCDCPGLIFPNIVANKHHLLVNSIVSTAHFRGSLIFAVQLICNRIPNQCCERYDVDRAECITINKNKKPILLSTKFLECICNSRKFFSGGKGGQPDLGRAAKLVVKDYVNGNLLYCAWPPDFKPSVVECEHVDTLAECLATLNIGKQANVTSEGYLKVPKEIRAEESKMNDWLMATSGDIPQEQPQAITKRKMRFLLKGKRKLETKHKTSGHNPYN; this is translated from the exons ATGGGAGGTGGCAAAAATCAAAAGGGTGGTAAACATGGTTTTATCGGCAGGACTTTGGCCCATGATATCCTAGCTAGACAGTTGAAGCAATGTGAAAACATGAGTGGAGACAAACCCTATCGTCAACCAGAGTACTCAGTAGTTGAGAGAAACAGCTTGGATGAGTTCACTATGGCCGCTGAAATGGGTTTAGTTAGTTATCTAAACACACATGGAGGAACTAGAGAAGTGGCATCGTCTGATTTCAATAGCCAGTTAGCGAGGATGGTCAACTACTCGGATGCTGATGATAATGAGAAATTCCCAGTGGTACCCATACCACGCAGATGTTTATTCTTTGGTGATGAGGAAAGAGAAGCCATAGGGAGACTCATTAAGCAGAGGGAATATATGCAGAGCATAAAGGATAAAAGAAGAAATAAACGcaaaaataaaaaattgGTTGATCTATATATGCACGGCACTGGCCCTAGACCTGTGAATGGAGTATTCGATCCTAGACGCCTACAGATGCTAGAAAAACAAGTCAGACAAGGAGCTGATAAAAAAAGTGATGTCGATGAATTTAGCTCGGACCCTTCTGAAGACGATCATATGGAAACACTATCAACTGATTTTAGTGGTTATGACAGCGATAGCGAAGGAGAGACTGAAAGTAAAGGGCCCATACCAGAGGCAATAGCAAGCAAAAACTCGTTTTTCAATATGGAAGGGACACAAGGTTGTTTTAAGGTTGATCAGGAAAGTACGCTCGCAAGTGATGTGATATCAGCAGAGTCGAACACTTCCCAAAAGAGTCTTGAGAATTTTGACAATGTCAAGCAACATGTTACTGTTATGCAAAAACAAGGATTCttaaatggatataagAGTGACACATATGACGTAAATGTGGATTGTGTTAGTGATGATAGCAGTGATTACGAAGACGTAGATACGTTTAGCGATGAATATAGCGATATAAGCGACGACGACAGCAGTGGTTTTGTAACTGAAGAAGAGGTCGAGGCTAATACCGACACAAACTGTGTTACAAACCCATTGAATAACATGGCATCAAATGAGAAGTTCACTGTCCTGAAACATAAACCTGATTTAAAGTATGTAAAGGAATATAAAAAGGCTATCGAGGAAGAAGTTAACGGCATCGATATTTGCATGATAGATGCAAACGAACTTAACCGTATAGAAACCAAATGCTTTTATGCTTGGAGGAGATTGCTTTCTAGAAttgaagatgaagaagatagagtTGTTACACCTTATGAAAAAAATATTGAGTTTTGGAGGCAACTCTGGAGAGTAATAGAACGTAGTCATTTGCTGCTTGTAATTGTAGATGCCAGAGATCCACTATTCTATAGAGTGCCAGACCTAGAGGATTATGTAAAGGAGGTGGATTATAGAAAAGAAACCATACTTATACTCAACAAGGCAGATCACCTTTCATTAGAACTGAGAAAAGCGTGGGCCAACTATTTTAAATCTAAA GGTGTCGACTTCATCTTTTTCTCTACCATCCCAGGAAAATGTGATTTTGAGTACAAGGAACTATCAAGTGAAGATACGGCATATAGAATCCATGATGCtgatatgttgtttaaAAAGATCGatatatatcgcaagaaACAAAGGTCAATATTTCCCGAACTACGTCAGGAGGACACTTCTGATATGCCAGTGTACACAGTCGGCTGTGTTGGTTACCCTAATGTGGGAAAAAGTTCACTAATCAATTGTCTTATGGAAGTAACGAAAACCAATGTGAGTTGTCAACCTGGAAAAACGAAACACCTGCAAACGCTGGCATTAAAGAAGTATAATATCACATTATGTGATTGTCCAG GTTTGATCTTTCCAAACATCGTGGCCAATAAACATCACCTTCTCGTAAATAGTATTGTTTCAACGGCACATTTCAGGGGTAGTCTTATTTTTGCGGTACAACTCATATGCAACCGTATCCCAAACCAGTGTTGTGAACGTTACGACGTGGACAGAGCAGAGTGCATTACAATAAATAAGAATAAGAAGCCTATTTTACTGAGTACCAAATTTCTGGAGTGCATATGTAACAGCAGAAAATTCTTCTCTGGCGGTAAAGGAGGACAACCCGACCTAGGAAGGGCAGCAAAACTGGTAGTCAAAGATTATGTCAATGGCAACCTGTTGTATTGCGCTTGGCCACCTGATTTTAAGCCAAGTGTAGTGGAATGTGAGCATGTGGATACCCTAGCGGAGTGTTTGGCGACACTTAATATCGGAAAACAAGCCAATGTAACATCGGAAGGCTATTTGAAAGTTCCTAAAGAAATACGTGCGGAGGAATCGAAAATGAATGATTGGCTTATGGCCACATCTGGTGATATACCACAGGAACAACCACAAGCAATTACTAAGCGTAAAATGAGATTCCTCTTAAAGGGCAAACGGAAACTAGAAACGAAACACAAAACAAGTGGACACAATCCATACAATTGa
- a CDS encoding putative integral membrane protein: MAFDGECEWLLEVDSSALDFNIAGGFDEMHSGSKQSHMTNLSTNYADDRDDMSTTFFKQDLNNAIDDFSKIVQTLALFKYYIRNRKVETNLDELHKRFNAFCVQCSNKVRTIKQHVTAVNRSNHEALSHREAMRYSYTDLKTRFTMQDASVNRLRTLMETYHSVVKEYTTAAKVIEEERNLAQRSDTTASVVAETANSEDMFKSNEAKLIDELKAKSQDILALEKNAKELNQLFTELNATIKKRGENIYKLEQEILLTSEQIDKGKADMASAYKAGSGYGVYWMCIVIATVTCLLLFPSQIKSAVFRTH; encoded by the exons ATGGCTTTCGATGGTGAATGTGAATGGCTTCTTGAAGTCGATTCTTCAGCATTAGATTTTAATATAGCGGGAGGATTTGATGAAATGCATTCAGGAAGCAAGCAATCTCACATGACAAATCTATCTACTAATTATGCCGATGATAGGGACGATATGTCTACTACATTTTTCAAGCAAGAT CTTAACAATGCGATAGATGATTTCTCGAAAATCGTCCAGACACTTGCATTGTTCAAGTATTATATACGCAACAGAAAGGTCGAAACTAACCTGGATGAACTTCACAAGCGGTTTAACGCATTCTGTGTTCAGTGTAGCAACAAGGTTCGCACGATAAAGCAGCATGTTACAGCTGTCAATCGGTCTAACCACGAAGCTTTATCTCACCGTGAGGCAATGCGTTACTCATACACAGATTTGAAAACTCGATTCACTATGCAAGATGCATCTGTCAATAGGCTGCGGACACTCATGGAAACATACCATTCAGTCGTCAAAGAATATACCACTGCAGCTAAGGTCATTGAAGAGGAAAGGAATCTTGCACAAAGATCAGACACCACTGCCTCTGTAGTCGCTGAAACTGCAAATTCAGAGGATATGTTTAAATCAAATGAAGCCAAATTAATTGACGAACTCAAGGCTAAGTCTCAAGATATTCTTGCCTTAGAGAAAAATGCAAAGGAGCTTAACCAGTTATTTACTGAGCTAAACGCAACAATTAAAAAACGAGGTGAAAACATCTACAAACTCGAACAGGAAATTTTGCTCACCAGTGAACAGATAGACAAGGGAAAGGCGGATATGGCTTCCGCGTATAAAGCTGGAAGTGGATAC GGTGTTTACTGGATGTGTATAGTAATTGCAACTGTTACGTGTCTTTtactgtttccttcacAAATTAAATCGGCTGTTTTCAGGACACATTGA
- a CDS encoding uncharacterized protein (conserved Plasmodium falciparum domain CPW_WPC family protein), which yields MYSAICSRPAICYIALIALYSSRTLQMTDARDACLKDYSQSCPEGWTESIVYSAACEAPINYIGPCATRLPVVMTKQDKVELEEKCNINWPCFNTCDIEENAKCPIYWYMEDNVCKPSPGYSGRCVEPMDPNQMHQQEKILWGNRCQVKWPCKKKCNTNYYAKCPEGWQLDG from the exons ATGTACAGTGCCATCTGCAGCCGACCGGCGATTTGTTACATCGCTCTTATCGCATTGTACTCGTCACGAACGCTGCAAATGACGGATGCTAGAGATGCATGTCTGAAGGATTACTC GCAATCGTGTCCAGAAG GATGGACTGAATCAATTGTATATTCTGCTGCTTGTGAAGCGCCAATTAACTACATTGGACCTTGTGCCACCAGGTTGCCAGTTGTCATGACCAAACAAGATAAGGTTGAATTAGAAGAGAAATGCAACATCAACTG GCCCTGTTTCAATACTTGCGATATTGAAGAAAATGCCAAATGTCCGATATACTGGTATATGGAAGATAACGTTTGCAAACCATCGCCAGGATACAGTG GTAGATGTGTTGAACCCATGGATCCAAATCAAATGCATCAACAGGAAAAAATACTTTGGGGAAATAGATGTCAAGTAAAATGGCCTTGCAAG AAAAAATGCAATACAAATTACTACGCCAAATGCCcagag GGGTGGCAACTAGATGGTTAG
- a CDS encoding putative ribosomal protein L17 — protein sequence MGFSATARLVAQGQRGRIFRKFRGQPPKRFDWIKNNLDRLLRYGRVELTLPRAKELQQYAEEVIFHAKKDTPESDLVVESMLRTPEARHQLYEKYVPNYADRPFFFTRVVNQWRLRFADAAPMAYLEFVDRSGEIRPAKPVGTKKLVYIHDLMKRSRRDYRKYYNFAKTNGLLDRDGNLLDDISHLISKGEASWHENEEVASTINPQWYEHPQMRDRLDRIQSVNLVGDRCTEVLDVPYTDPVEQPVATRNPDLSKPIRRPRFNP from the exons ATGGGTTTCTCGGCAACGGCAAGGCTTGTTGCTCAAGGGCAGCGCGGTAGAATTTTCCGTAAATTTCGCGGTCAACCTCCAAAACGCTTTGATTGGATAAA AAATAATCTAGATCGTCTATTGCGTTACGGTCGAGTGGAGCTCACGCTTCCGCGTGCTAAGGAGTTACAGCAATATGCCGAAGAAGTGATATTTCATGCCAAAAAGG ACACTCCAGAATCCGACCTAGTGGTTGAGAGTATGCTTCGTACACCTGAGGCTAGGCATCAGTTATACGAGAAATATGTGCCAAACTATGCTGACAGACCTTTCTTCTTCACCCGAGTGGTGAATCAATGGCGTTTAAGATTTGCTGACGCGGCCCCAATGGCATATTTGGAATTTGTGGACAG ATCTGGCGAGATTCGACCGGCTAAACCTGTTGGAACGAAGAAATTGGTATACATTCACGACTTAATGAAAAGATCGCGTCGTGATTACCGcaaatattacaat TTTGCCAAGACAAATGGGTTATTGGACAGAGATGGGAACCTCCTGGACGACATTTCTCATTTGATTAGTAAAGGTGAAGCTAGC TGGCATGAGAATGAGGAGGTAGCCTCTACTATAAATCCTCAATGGTATGAGCATCCGCAAATGCGTGATCGGTTGGATCGAATACAATCTGTCAACTTAGTTGGTGACCGTTGTACTGAGGTGCTGGATGTCCCATACACTGACCCTGTGGAGCAGCCTGTTGCTACTAGGAACCCGGACCTCAGCAAGCCCATACGGCGCCCTCGTTTCAACCCATAA
- a CDS encoding putative ribosome biogeneisis subunit NOP10, with the protein MYLKYYLDADGKRVYTIANAGPNGEPTLSAHPARFSPEDKYSKHRIALKKRFNLLMK; encoded by the exons ATGTATTTAAAATACTACCTTGACGCTGATGGAAAGCGTGTTTATACTATAGCG AACGCTGGACCTAATGGAGAGCCAACGCTTTCGGCACATCCTGCAAGGTTTTCGCCGGAGGATAAATATTCCAAACATAGAATCGCACTTAAAAAACGCTTCAATTTGCTTATGAAGTAA
- a CDS encoding Cytochrome C oxidase subunit II periplasmic domain family protein: MWPFDGRLSFRDFFGSRIAHSDAFGTKRPKLTVEERYPIPEEYEKNPDLIPKYYSFQSNLVTDEDLVPGMLRQLEVDKRLTLPTRTHIRFLITATDVIHTWSVPSLGIKADAVPGRLHRVNTFILREGVYYGQCSEMCGTLHGFMPIVVEAVAPETYAAHAKKYYRED, from the coding sequence ATGTGGCCGTTTGATGGTAGATTATCCTTTAGGGATTTTTTTGGTTCAAGGATAGCTCACAGTGATGCGTTTGGTACTAAGCGTCCGAAATTAACTGTTGAGGAGCGTTATCCTATCCCTGAGGAATATGAGAAAAACCCGGACCTAATTCCCAAATATTATTCATTTCAATCAAATTTAGTAACGGATGAGGATCTTGTTCCTGGCATGCTTCGTCAGTTGGAGGTGGACAAGCGTTTAACACTTCCTACCCGTACTCACATTCGTTTTCTCATTACTGCAACTGATGTGATCCATACGTGGTCAGTACCAAGTTTAGGTATTAAGGCTGATGCTGTTCCTGGACGTCTTCACCGTGTGAACACATTTATTCTACGTGAGGGAGTGTACTACGGCCAATGTTCAGAGATGTGCGGTACATTGCATGGTTTCATGCCTATTGTGGTTGAAGCAGTAGCGCCTGAGACGTATGCTGCTCACGCCAAGAAGTACTATCGCGAGGACTaa
- a CDS encoding Rtf2 RING-finger family protein yields MGGDGGSIPGRIDLVRTTGYTFVRNLGGMGYSPNTQMKAADEHLTNAQIKDLRWKVCSLSQEPLSRPIMVCRLGLLYNKEAVIKYILSKKNVVSMQHIKNMKDFKEVDLEVDKSSQRFLCPITLTEFCGVNRGVLIWTCGCCISEKAFKELMKSQISQKNTLCPSCNSPFIYSPHAFDLQSTAVDPLSHDMVLLVPDQIEEGYLRAKIAKKSKVPGQ; encoded by the exons ATGGGTGGCGACGGTGGCAGTATTCCAGGTCGTATTGACTTGGTGAGAACAACTGGTTACACATTCGTCCGCAATTTGGGTGGAATGGGCTATTCACCAAATACGCAGATGAAAGCGGCTGATGAACATCTTACTAATGCTCAGATAAAAGATTTACGGTGGAAGGTGTGTAGCTTATCACAG GAACCGTTATCACGTCCGATAATGGTTTGTCGTCTCGGGctattatacaataaaGAGGCTGTCATAAAGTATATACTCTCTAAAAAGAATGTTGTATCAATGCAGCACATAAAGAATATGAAAGATTTTAAAGAAGTTGACTTAGAG GTTGATAAGAGTTCACAACGTTTTCTGTGTCCAATTACACTTACTGAGTTTTGCGGCGTGAATCGCGGAGTTTTAATTTGGACCTGCGGTTGCTGCATATCGGAGAAAGCCTTTAAAGAGTTGATGAAATCCCAAATATCGCAGAAG AATACGTTATGCCCAAGTTGTAACTCTCCCTTCATATATAGTCCACATGCCTTTGACTTACAGTCTACTGCAGTAGACCCATTGAGTCATGATATGGTACTCCTTGTGCCGGATCAAATAGAAGAAGGGTATCTTCGTGCCAAAATCGCAAAGAAGTCTAAAGTGCCTGGACAGTAG
- a CDS encoding Extracellular signal-regulated kinase 2 domain protein: protein MSDHIDEHILSKFHILQKLGKGAYGIVWKVANKETQEVVALKKIFDAFRNSTDAQRTYREIMFLHYLRKAHNIIELKDVYPAKNDRDLYLTFEYIDTDLHSVIRINILEEIHKKYIIYQLLKAINFIHSGDLLHRDLKPSNVLLNAKCNIKLADFGLSRSVAYDETTDEAPVLTDYVATRWYRAPEILVGSTKYTKGVDMWAIGCILAELLLNKPIFPGSSTINQLSKVVAFTGMPSDEDIESLGSPFTTLMMGSLASVQNKPVKEYFPNAPDDAVDLVVRLLQFNPKKRITTLEALNHPYVRSFHKSNDSIPVMYKAVKIPICDNVKYDVANYRRLIYKFIEEKRISSGKPPLDGFPHLSTTNMDVKNPPKMQSSVNDTRSVVVTSKSVNNLGKPKCDVNKERSAYNVQPSNNLMAIHTNVAKLKTVPESNSHQPNIAQTINRVPIQPRRGFFQSTCGSNLQKNAAYNQPQLVVRQKAPQQANQTQYQCKMKLPQESSYGNTFFF from the coding sequence ATGAGTGATCatattgatgaacatatacTCAGCAAGTTCCACATACTCCAAAAATTGGGTAAAGGTGCTTATGGTATAGTTTGGAAGGTAGCAAACAAAGAAACCCAGGAGGTGGTAGCGCTGAAGAAAATATTCGACGCTTTCCGCAATTCTACAGATGCTCAACGTACGTACAGGGAGATTATGTTCCTTCACTATCTACGAAAGGCACATAACATTATAGAATTAAAGGATGTATATCCCGCGAAAAACGATCGTGATCTATATCTTACATTCGAATATATCGATACAGACTTGCATTCTGTTATCagaataaatatattagaAGAAATACACaagaaatatattatataccaatTGCTAAAGGCAATAAACTTCATACACTCCGGTGATTTGCTCCACAGGGATTTGAAACCATCAAATGTTTTGCTAAATGCGAAGTGCAATATTAAGCTGGCGGACTTTGGTTTGTCCAGAAGTGTTGCTTATGATGAGACAACGGACGAAGCCCCCGTACTCACGGATTATGTTGCTACACGTTGGTATCGTGCACCGGAGATCTTGGTGGGAAGCACTAAGTATACTAAGGGTGTAGACATGTGGGCTATAGGGTGTATATTGGCTGAGTTGCTTTTGAATAAACCGATCTTTCCTGGATCGTCCACCATTAATCAGCTGTCAAAGGTGGTTGCTTTCACTGGTATGCCAAGTGATGAGGATATAGAATCGTTAGGTTCACCTTTTACTACGTTAATGATGGGTTCTCTTGCAAGTGTACAGAATAAGCCAGTCAAAGAGTATTTCCCCAATGCTCCAGATGATGCTGTTGATTTGGTCGTTCGATTGTTACAGTTCAATCCAAAGAAACGTATAACCACCTTGGAGGCGCTCAACCACCCATATGTACGCTCTTTTCATAAGTCAAATGACTCGATTCCTGTGATGTATAAGGCCGTTAAAATACCGATTTGTGATAATGTAAAGTATGACGTGGCAAATTATCGTAGGTTGATTTATAAATTTATTGAGGAAAAGAGAATTAGTAGTGGTAAGCCTCCTCTAGATGGCTTCCCACATCTGTCAACAACTAATATGGACGTCAAAAATCCGCCAAAGATGCAAAGTAGTGTAAATGATACTAGGTCGGTTGTTGTTACAAGCAAATCTGTAAATAATCTTGGGAAGCCAAAGTGCGATGTTAATAAGGAAAGAAGTGCTTATAATGTACAACCAAGTAATAATCTAATGGCTATACACACGAATGTGGCAAAGCTCAAAACAGTGCCCGAATCAAACTCACATCAGCCAAATATCGCCCAAACAATAAATCGTGTACCTATACAACCCAGAAGAGGATTCTTTCAAAGCACGTGCGGATCAAACCTTCAGAAAAATGCCGCTTATAATCAGCCGCAATTAGTTGTGAGACAGAAAGCGCCACAGCAAGCGAATCAAACACAATATCAATGCAAAATGAAGCTTCCGCAGGAATCCTCGTACGGAAACACATTTTTCTTTTGA
- a CDS encoding putative ribosomal protein L14: MPLFKKFVEPGRLCLITYGPDAGKLCVIVDIVTNTRILVDGGMITGVERQQIPVTWIKLTDTKITLNRGAKTGTVGKAVKKFDALNAFKQTPLGKKLEIAERRKNLTDFERFKLSVAQKERRRLMREAGAGEA; the protein is encoded by the exons ATGCCGCTGTTCAAGAAGTTCGTAGAACCCGGGCGGTTGTGCCTGATTACGTACGGGCCTGACGCTGGCAAG CTGTGCGTGATCGTAGATATTGTAACAAACACGAGGATATTGGTTGACGGTGGTATGATTACAGG TGTTGAGCGCCAACAGATTCCTGTGACCTGGATTAAATTGACTGACACCAAGATAACCCTTAACCGTGGTGCTAAGACTGGAACTGTGGGCAAGGCTGTTAAGAAGTTCGACGCTCTTAACGCTTTCAAGCAGACACCATTGGGAAAGAAGCTCGAGATCGCCGAAAGACGCAAAAACCTTACAGACTTTGAGCGTTTCAAGCTCAGTGTTGCCCAGAAGGAAAGGCGTAGGTTGATGAGAGAGGCGGGTGCCGGTGAGGCTTAA
- a CDS encoding succinly CoA-ligase beta subunit family protein → MRAFVGFRKALARSIVNGKLSFKGDNASCNHARSTKRYLNVPEFGGMRILKEHGIPTPMNRLARSPSEAEAMTHEILESTKCGEVVLKALVLTGGRGKGKFVGTDISGVELAKSPERAKTLAEGMIGNVLVTKQTGASGLKCKEVLVAEKLNLAKERYISFMLDRSSCSIMAIATKHGGGNVEEVSEKDPSAVLTVKINPLKGITDDEVTKIATHLDFSKGLLEDTKSFVKNMYHAFVAKDALLLEINPLSETENSKLVACDSKVIIDDNADFRQKEIFESVPPAENELEARANEVGLNYISLGGNIACIVNGAGLAMATLDLLTHHGGSPSNFLDVGGNATGHMLNQALDIVASDAKAKALLVNIVGGIVQCDQFALSFVEAAKNSKMQIPVVLRLQGTNADAAKRILNEAQIPHIFCQDFDSAAKSVVEIANAS, encoded by the coding sequence ATGAGGGCTTTTGTAGGTTTTAGAAAAGCGCTTGCTCGTTCCATAGTCAACGGGAAGCTTTCCTTTAAGGGTGATAACGCTTCCTGTAATCATGCAAGATCAACAAAACGATACCTCAATGTCCCAGAATTTGGGGGTATGAGGATTCTTAAAGAACATGGTATTCCTACACCCATGAATCGTTTAGCGCGCTCCCCTAGCGAAGCAGAAGCGATGACTCATGAAATACTTGAGAGTACAAAGTGTGGAGAAGTCGTACTTAAGGCCTTGGTGCTTACCGGAGGTAGAGGAAAGGGTAAATTCGTAGGAACTGATATCTCAGGAGTAGAGCTTGCTAAATCACCCGAACGTGCAAAGACACTCGCCGAAGGCATGATAGGCAATGTGTTGGTTACCAAGCAAACTGGAGCATCTGGTTTGAAATGTAAAGAAGTCCTTGTAGCTGAAAAGTTGAATTTAGCTAAGGAAAGatatatttcatttatGCTTGACAGAAGCTCATGTTCCATTATGGCAATAGCTACCAAACATGGAGGTGGGAATGTagaagaggtttccgaaaAGGATCCTTCTGCGGTGCTAACCGTGAAAATTAATCCCTTAAAAGGCATAACTGATGACGAAGTAACTAAAATAGCAACCCATTTGGATTTCTCTAAAGGTCTGTTAGAAGACACCAAATCTTTTGTCAAGAACATGTATCACGCATTTGTAGCTAAGGATGCTCTTCTCTTAGAAATTAATCCTCTTTCAGAGACTGAAAATAGTAAGCTAGTGGCTTGTGATTCCAAAGTTATTATCGACGATAATGCTGATTTCAGGCAAAAAGAGATATTCGAATCAGTGCCCCCTGCTGAAAACGAATTGGAAGCGAGAGCCAACGAAGTGGGATTGAATTACATTTCTTTAGGTGGCAATATTGCATGTATAGTTAATGGAGCTGGGTTGGCCATGGCTACACTTGATTTGCTCACCCACCACGGAGGTTCACCATCTAATTTCCTAGACGTCGGAGGTAATGCTACAGGTCATATGCTGAATCAGGCTCTCGATATTGTAGCTTCGGATGCAAAAGCTAAGGCTCTTCTGGTTAACATAGTAGGTGGTATCGTTCAGTGTGACCAGTTTGCTCTGTCATTTGTAGAGGCTGCTAAGAACTCTAAAATGCAGATCCCAGTCGTATTAAGACTCCAGGGTACGAACGCCGATGCTGCCAAAAGAATCCTCAATGAAGCTCAAATACCACATATATTCTGCCAGGATTTCGATTCCGCTGCTAAATCAGTTGTCGAAATTGCTAATGCATCTTGA
- a CDS encoding SF-assemblin/beta giardin family protein — translation MCAEVKSPPNNKLTAFHCQLKVFESTVAKEGEKRKAEEEQKFKRIAQQINKLSARVKIELEERKEAIDALQKNTFEVVNRMLNEVQAKLNRRVNALAERLDLLVSRCAAVEGSVNDLSQKIGQAFDFKMLQNDINELHRNVKNDTAITVEKDTSFADKLLHMECAIKSRVNDINYLCMEGIKELRAEIIKMSEWIASDLGAMSPQIMEEIGTFETALELASKARKESDELLLEAFEHIVKMLPRNIQNEANVLRKMHTTA, via the exons ATGTGTGCCGAAGTGAAGTCTCCACCAAACAATAAGCTTACAGCATTTCATTGCCAGCTAAAAGTGTTCGAATCTACAGTGGCAAAAGAAGGTGAAAAGCGAAAAGCCGAAGAAGAGCAAAAATTTAAG CGTATCGCACAGCAAATTAATAAGCTGAGTGCACGAGTCAAGATAGAGTTAGAGGAAAGAAAAGAGGCTATAGATGCACTTCAGAAAAATACTTTCGAAGTGGTAAATCGTATGTTGAATGAAGTTCAAGCCAAGCTAAACAGAAGAGTTAATGCACTCGCT GAGAGATTGGATCTATTAGTATCTCGTTGTGCTGCTGTTGAGGGTTCTGTTAATGATTTGAGTCAGAAGATTGGTCAAGCA TTCGATTTCAAGATGCtacaaaatgatatcaatgaaCTCCATAGAAATGTCAAAAATGACACAGCTATCACAGTTGAAAAGGATACGTCGTTCGCTGACAAGTTGTTGCATATGGAATGTGCTATTAAATCCCGCGTCAATGATATTAACTACCTTTGCATGGAAGGTATTAAAGAATTACGAGCAGAAATAATCAAGATGTCAGA ATGGATTGCCTCTGACCTGGGAGCAATGTCACCACAAATAATGGAAGAGATTGGAACTTTTGAAACGGCATTGGAACTGGCATCTAAAGCTAGAAAGGAATCTGATGAACTATTGTTAGAG GCGTTCGAACATATCGTTAAGATGTTACCCCGAAACATACAGAATGAAGCAAACGTCTTACGTAAAATGCACACCACTGCTTAA